A window of Flavobacterium flavigenum contains these coding sequences:
- a CDS encoding 3-oxoacyl-ACP synthase III family protein — protein MYHSKIAGLGYYVPSNVVTNDDLSKIMDTNDEWIQERTGIQERRHIIRGEDTTTSMGVKAAKIAIERSGVAKEDIDFVVFATLSPDYYFPGPGVLVQRDLGLRTVGALDVRNQCSGFVYAISVADQYIKTGMYKNILVIGSEVHSTGLDMTTRGRGVSVIFGDGAGAAVLSREEDLSKGILSTHLHSEGQHAEELALQAPGMGARWVTDIITDNDPNDESYYPYMNGQFVFKNAVVRFAEVINEGLESNGLQVSDIDMLIPHQANLRISQFIQNKFKLSDDQVHNNIQKYGNTTAASIPIALTEAWEQGKIKSGDTVVLAAFGSGFTWASAIIKW, from the coding sequence ATGTATCATTCAAAAATTGCGGGCTTAGGATATTATGTTCCTTCAAATGTGGTGACAAACGATGATTTGTCTAAGATTATGGATACCAATGATGAGTGGATTCAGGAACGCACCGGAATTCAGGAAAGAAGACATATTATTCGTGGTGAAGACACTACAACTTCGATGGGGGTCAAAGCTGCTAAGATAGCAATTGAACGTTCCGGCGTAGCCAAAGAAGATATAGATTTTGTAGTTTTTGCAACATTGAGCCCTGATTACTATTTTCCAGGACCCGGAGTTTTAGTACAGCGTGATTTGGGATTACGGACTGTAGGGGCATTAGACGTTAGAAATCAATGTTCAGGTTTTGTGTATGCAATTTCTGTTGCGGATCAATATATTAAGACCGGAATGTATAAAAACATTCTGGTAATTGGTTCCGAAGTACATTCAACCGGGTTAGACATGACCACACGCGGACGCGGGGTTTCGGTAATTTTTGGAGATGGGGCAGGAGCGGCAGTTTTAAGCCGTGAAGAAGATTTGTCAAAAGGAATTTTATCAACTCATTTACATTCTGAAGGGCAGCATGCTGAAGAACTTGCTTTGCAGGCTCCGGGAATGGGGGCACGCTGGGTAACTGATATTATTACAGATAATGACCCTAATGATGAAAGTTATTATCCGTATATGAATGGACAATTTGTGTTTAAAAATGCAGTTGTGCGTTTTGCAGAAGTTATAAATGAAGGCTTAGAATCAAATGGTTTGCAAGTGTCGGATATTGATATGCTGATTCCGCATCAGGCAAATTTAAGAATCTCGCAATTCATTCAGAATAAGTTCAAATTATCAGACGATCAGGTTCATAATAATATCCAGAAATACGGTAATACAACTGCAGCGTCTATCCCGATTGCTTTAACAGAAGCATGGGAGCAGGGAAAAATCAAATCCGGGGATACTGTTGTTTTAGCAGCTTTTGGAAGTGGATTTACCTGGGCAAGTGCCATTATCAAATGGTAA
- a CDS encoding DUF6607 family protein: MITKSLYLLAVTAVTCSLGFSQDKKQQDIKSIKSMCGCYEVKFNFAETFQYAKDSASYKPSQTKHESALEWVELVEDTPNKIVMQHLLIVSDNMIIKHWRQDWLYENTDLYLFDKNTSWKYKKLDKKAVKGQWTQKVYQVDDSPRYEGTATWVHVDGQDYWANVTDAPLPRREHTKRNDYNVLKRRNIHEITATGWNHEQDNDKLIRDDSGKDVLLAQEKGMDIYTKVPDSKCIAGQKWWKENNVLWKNVRDKWQTLFDRHQDLNLEAKVEKKTLYSLLFDLKPDAAKSETDAIIQKFVK, from the coding sequence ATGATTACAAAAAGCCTCTACTTATTAGCCGTTACGGCTGTAACCTGCAGTCTTGGATTCAGTCAGGATAAAAAACAACAGGATATTAAATCGATAAAATCCATGTGTGGATGCTATGAAGTGAAATTTAATTTTGCAGAAACTTTTCAGTATGCAAAGGATTCAGCTTCTTATAAACCATCACAGACAAAGCATGAGTCTGCTTTAGAATGGGTGGAATTGGTTGAGGACACACCAAATAAAATTGTCATGCAGCATTTATTAATTGTAAGTGACAATATGATCATCAAGCACTGGAGACAAGACTGGCTGTATGAAAACACGGATTTATATCTGTTCGATAAAAACACATCCTGGAAATATAAAAAACTGGATAAAAAAGCTGTAAAAGGACAATGGACTCAAAAAGTATATCAGGTAGATGACAGTCCACGATATGAAGGAACTGCAACCTGGGTACATGTGGATGGACAGGATTATTGGGCAAACGTAACGGATGCTCCGCTGCCAAGAAGAGAACATACAAAACGTAATGATTATAACGTTTTAAAAAGAAGAAACATTCATGAAATTACTGCAACGGGTTGGAACCATGAACAGGACAATGACAAATTGATCCGTGATGACAGTGGAAAAGATGTTTTGCTGGCGCAGGAAAAAGGAATGGACATTTATACTAAAGTTCCGGATAGTAAATGTATTGCCGGACAAAAATGGTGGAAGGAAAATAATGTCCTTTGGAAAAATGTGCGTGACAAATGGCAAACTCTTTTTGACAGGCATCAGGATTTAAACTTAGAAGCCAAAGTAGAGAAAAAAACACTTTATTCCCTTTTATTTGATTTGAAACCAGATGCTGCAAAATCAGAGACTGATGCTATTATCCAAAAGTTTGTAAAATAA
- a CDS encoding EamA family transporter yields MSQKNVLKGVFLVALGATSYGMLATFVKMAYEEGFTTAEVTTSQFILGLIGILLINVFQKVKYKTKVVRATSKNIFKLMLAGTSLGMTSLFYYLAVKYIPVSIGIVLLMQTVWMGVLLEMILEKKLPSLQKIIAVFIVLTGTVLATNILNSTIELDWRGIGWGILAAASFTTTMFTANRVALEISSAQRSLYMLLGGAVIVFSFAFATQITPFNFSIFLKWGIVLSLFGTIIPPMLMNAGFPLTGIGLGSIVSALELPVSVMMAFVLLNEKVVFLQWIGIILIILAIIIMNINFRKNN; encoded by the coding sequence ATGTCACAAAAAAATGTTCTCAAAGGAGTTTTTCTGGTTGCTTTAGGCGCTACAAGTTATGGTATGCTGGCTACCTTTGTAAAAATGGCTTATGAAGAAGGTTTTACAACTGCAGAAGTCACTACATCTCAATTTATATTAGGTCTTATAGGTATTTTGCTGATTAATGTTTTTCAAAAGGTAAAATATAAAACAAAAGTAGTAAGAGCCACATCGAAAAATATTTTTAAGTTAATGCTGGCTGGAACTTCACTCGGAATGACGAGTTTGTTTTATTATCTGGCTGTAAAATATATTCCGGTTTCTATTGGTATTGTTTTATTGATGCAAACGGTCTGGATGGGTGTTTTACTCGAAATGATTTTAGAGAAGAAACTTCCGTCACTTCAAAAAATAATTGCTGTTTTTATTGTTTTAACCGGAACTGTACTCGCAACGAATATCCTTAACAGTACTATTGAGTTAGACTGGCGAGGTATTGGCTGGGGTATTCTTGCGGCTGCATCATTTACCACAACAATGTTTACTGCGAACCGTGTTGCTCTTGAAATTTCTTCGGCGCAAAGAAGTTTATACATGCTTTTGGGTGGCGCTGTTATTGTTTTTTCGTTTGCTTTTGCTACACAAATCACACCCTTCAATTTTTCGATTTTTCTAAAATGGGGCATTGTGCTTTCTCTTTTCGGAACTATAATTCCGCCAATGCTTATGAATGCTGGATTTCCATTGACCGGAATTGGTTTAGGGAGTATTGTTTCGGCACTTGAGCTTCCTGTTTCTGTAATGATGGCATTTGTTTTATTGAATGAAAAAGTGGTTTTTTTACAATGGATTGGAATTATTTTGATTATTCTGGCCATTATCATAATGAATATTAATTTCAGAAAAAATAATTGA
- a CDS encoding peptidase M61: MKKIICTLALAVTLWSCKTGTSSAAKENVAVNINLTDVKDDKVLVTVTAPQIKTDEVIYSIPKTVPGTYSTDNYGKYSDDFKAFDVKGNALNVKRIDDNSWSISDAKKLKTITYLVGDTFDTEKGTGFGNDDVFSPAGTNINAGINFMVNTHGFVGYFQDKLDVPYKVTITHPEALWGATSMTDEDASKTSDVFTTPRYAVLVENPIMYSKPDYTTFNVNGMDILIAVYSPTGKFTAESITPEMKTMMTAQKNFLGKVNATKKYTVLLYLSSMAKDDAHGFGALEHPTVTTVVLPESMPKEKLVESMKDVVSHEFFHIVTPLTIHSKEIQYFDYNAPKMSEHLWMYEGVTEYFANLFQINQGLIDEAEFYTRIADKIEQAKSLNDTMSFTVMSKNVLEQPYKDQYLNVYQKGALIGMCIDIIIREKSNGERGILDLMHKLSEEYGVEKPFNDNELFDKITKLTYPEVGEFLKTHVAGTTPIPYDQYLAKVGVTKSSEKKAGSVFIKGQVPYIGVDPKTKQISVRPDVELNPFFTNLDLKPGDVILSINAKPYTLDNIYDLIGESENWKENDPITVQIKRAGADKTIKGTVKLPYEESETFKATDASKEKLKNAWLKG; this comes from the coding sequence ATGAAAAAAATAATTTGCACATTAGCGCTTGCAGTTACCTTATGGAGCTGTAAAACAGGGACGTCAAGTGCAGCGAAGGAAAACGTTGCTGTAAATATTAATCTTACTGATGTAAAAGATGATAAAGTTTTGGTTACAGTAACCGCACCTCAGATAAAAACTGATGAAGTGATTTACAGTATACCTAAAACTGTTCCCGGGACTTATTCTACAGATAATTACGGGAAATATTCAGATGATTTTAAAGCTTTTGATGTAAAAGGGAATGCGCTAAATGTAAAAAGGATCGATGATAATTCATGGTCAATTTCGGATGCAAAAAAATTGAAAACAATTACCTATTTGGTTGGTGATACTTTTGATACAGAAAAAGGAACGGGTTTTGGTAATGATGATGTGTTTTCTCCAGCCGGAACAAACATAAATGCCGGAATCAATTTTATGGTAAATACGCATGGGTTTGTTGGATATTTTCAGGATAAATTAGATGTTCCGTATAAAGTTACCATCACACATCCGGAAGCACTTTGGGGAGCAACTTCAATGACAGATGAAGATGCAAGCAAAACAAGTGATGTTTTTACAACACCTCGTTACGCTGTTTTGGTAGAGAATCCAATTATGTATTCTAAGCCTGATTATACTACATTCAATGTTAACGGGATGGATATTCTGATTGCGGTTTATTCTCCAACCGGAAAATTCACTGCAGAAAGTATTACGCCGGAAATGAAAACAATGATGACGGCACAAAAAAACTTTTTAGGCAAAGTAAATGCTACTAAAAAATATACCGTTTTATTGTATTTGTCAAGTATGGCAAAGGATGATGCGCATGGCTTTGGTGCTTTAGAACATCCAACAGTTACTACAGTTGTTTTACCTGAATCGATGCCGAAAGAGAAGTTAGTTGAGTCGATGAAAGATGTAGTTTCACACGAATTTTTTCATATTGTAACGCCATTGACTATTCACTCTAAAGAAATTCAGTATTTTGATTATAATGCTCCAAAAATGTCTGAACATTTGTGGATGTACGAAGGTGTAACAGAATATTTCGCGAATCTTTTTCAGATTAATCAGGGCTTAATAGATGAAGCTGAATTTTATACCCGTATTGCGGATAAAATCGAACAGGCAAAAAGCTTAAACGATACGATGTCATTTACAGTGATGAGTAAAAATGTACTGGAGCAGCCTTACAAAGATCAATATTTAAATGTATATCAAAAAGGGGCATTAATCGGAATGTGTATTGATATTATCATCAGGGAAAAAAGTAATGGTGAGCGAGGTATTCTTGACCTGATGCATAAACTATCTGAAGAATACGGAGTTGAAAAACCATTTAATGACAATGAACTTTTTGATAAAATCACAAAATTGACTTATCCTGAAGTTGGGGAATTCCTGAAAACCCATGTTGCCGGAACGACTCCTATTCCTTATGATCAATATTTAGCTAAAGTGGGCGTTACAAAGTCATCTGAGAAAAAAGCGGGTTCAGTTTTCATAAAAGGGCAGGTGCCATACATAGGAGTTGATCCAAAAACGAAACAAATAAGTGTTCGTCCAGATGTTGAGTTAAATCCGTTTTTTACTAATCTGGATCTAAAACCAGGAGATGTAATTTTATCAATAAATGCTAAACCATATACTTTAGACAATATATATGATTTAATTGGTGAGAGTGAAAACTGGAAAGAAAATGATCCCATTACTGTTCAGATAAAAAGAGCCGGTGCTGATAAAACAATAAAAGGTACAGTAAAATTACCTTACGAAGAAAGTGAAACGTTTAAAGCTACAGATGCTTCAAAAGAAAAACTTAAAAACGCCTGGCTAAAAGGATAG
- a CDS encoding DUF2805 domain-containing protein: MKKSNRKELNWEQTEKLVSLALEERNPFEIIKKEFGLSEKEVLEIMKKKMPLEKFEMWKKKAIANKPKPKPVKIDDFDEDLDGKYYIKNKLD; the protein is encoded by the coding sequence ATGAAAAAGAGTAACCGCAAAGAATTGAATTGGGAACAAACTGAAAAGCTTGTTTCGTTGGCATTAGAAGAGAGAAATCCATTCGAAATTATAAAAAAAGAATTTGGATTGTCAGAAAAAGAAGTTCTGGAAATAATGAAAAAGAAAATGCCTCTTGAGAAATTCGAGATGTGGAAAAAGAAGGCAATTGCAAATAAACCAAAGCCAAAACCAGTTAAAATAGACGATTTTGATGAAGATCTGGACGGGAAATACTATATAAAAAATAAATTAGACTAA
- the argS gene encoding arginine--tRNA ligase, with protein MSLSQILTPSIQNAIQALFDVTVDKIEFQATRKEFEGDITMVIFPLLKLTKSNPVELGNKIGDYLVENVTEVARFNVVSGFLNIVIADRYYLNFFNEIRDNTKFGYVAPNPDEKAIMVEYSSPNTNKPLHLGHVRNNLLGYSVAEILKASGKKVYKTQIINDRGIHICKSMLAWEKFGNGETPETSGSKGDKLVGKYYVEFDKAYKGEINQLMETGKTEEEAKKQAPIIVEAQYMLKKWEAGDEKVIALWKKMNQWVYDGFATTYTNLGVDFDKYYYESNTYLLGKDVVQVGLDKGVFEKDPDGSVWIDLTDEGLDRKIVLRSDGTAVYMTQDIGTAIQRVKDMPDVGGMVYTVGNEQDYHFKVLFLILKKLGFDWASSLYHLSYGMVDLPSGKMKSREGTVVDADDLIHDMTATAKQISEDLGKLDGYSAEEKAKLYKTIGLGALKYYILKVDPKKRILFNPEESVDFAGNTGPFIQYTYARIQSIIRKADFDFSAVTTIEELHEKEKELVKLIQLFPEIIQNAAQNHSPALIANYTYDLVKEYNSFYQSVHILGEVDLIKKIFRVQLSQKVGEVIRSAFTLLGIEVPERM; from the coding sequence ATGTCATTATCACAAATTCTTACTCCTTCTATACAAAACGCCATTCAGGCATTATTTGATGTTACTGTCGATAAAATCGAATTTCAGGCTACGCGAAAAGAGTTTGAGGGCGATATTACGATGGTGATTTTCCCTTTATTGAAATTGACGAAAAGCAATCCTGTCGAATTAGGAAATAAAATTGGAGATTACCTTGTTGAAAATGTGACCGAAGTGGCAAGATTCAATGTTGTTTCTGGTTTCCTTAATATCGTGATTGCAGATCGTTATTATCTGAATTTCTTCAATGAGATACGGGACAATACCAAGTTTGGTTATGTAGCTCCAAATCCTGATGAGAAAGCGATTATGGTGGAGTATTCTTCTCCAAACACCAATAAACCTTTGCACTTAGGGCATGTACGTAATAACTTATTAGGTTATTCTGTTGCTGAAATTTTGAAAGCTTCTGGTAAAAAAGTATACAAAACACAAATTATCAACGACCGTGGAATTCATATCTGCAAATCGATGCTGGCCTGGGAGAAATTCGGAAACGGAGAAACTCCGGAAACTTCAGGTTCAAAAGGGGATAAGTTAGTAGGAAAATATTATGTTGAGTTTGATAAAGCTTATAAAGGTGAAATCAATCAATTAATGGAAACCGGTAAAACGGAAGAAGAAGCAAAAAAACAGGCACCCATTATAGTTGAAGCGCAGTATATGCTAAAGAAATGGGAAGCCGGGGACGAAAAAGTAATTGCACTTTGGAAAAAAATGAACCAATGGGTGTATGACGGTTTTGCTACAACTTATACCAATCTTGGAGTCGATTTTGATAAATATTACTACGAAAGCAATACGTATTTATTAGGAAAAGATGTGGTTCAGGTTGGACTTGATAAAGGTGTTTTTGAAAAAGATCCTGATGGTTCAGTCTGGATTGATTTGACAGATGAAGGTTTGGATCGTAAAATTGTATTACGTTCTGACGGAACTGCTGTTTATATGACACAAGATATCGGAACTGCAATTCAGCGTGTAAAAGATATGCCGGATGTTGGCGGAATGGTTTATACCGTTGGAAATGAGCAGGATTATCATTTTAAAGTATTGTTCTTAATCCTGAAAAAGTTAGGTTTTGACTGGGCTTCAAGTTTATATCATTTGTCATACGGAATGGTTGATTTACCATCCGGAAAAATGAAAAGCCGTGAAGGAACCGTGGTAGATGCCGATGACCTGATTCATGATATGACGGCAACAGCCAAACAAATCTCTGAAGATTTAGGAAAACTCGACGGTTATTCTGCTGAAGAAAAGGCCAAATTGTACAAAACAATTGGACTTGGCGCATTAAAATATTACATTTTAAAAGTAGATCCAAAAAAGCGTATTTTGTTCAACCCGGAAGAATCTGTGGATTTTGCGGGTAATACAGGTCCGTTTATTCAATATACGTATGCCAGAATTCAATCTATTATCCGTAAAGCCGATTTTGATTTTTCTGCTGTAACGACCATTGAAGAGTTGCACGAAAAAGAAAAAGAGCTGGTAAAACTAATCCAGCTTTTCCCGGAAATAATTCAAAATGCTGCACAAAATCATAGCCCGGCTTTAATTGCGAATTATACGTATGACTTAGTAAAAGAATACAATTCATTTTATCAATCAGTACACATTTTAGGAGAAGTTGACCTGATTAAAAAGATTTTCAGAGTACAGCTTTCGCAAAAAGTGGGTGAGGTCATCAGATCTGCTTTTACTTTATTAGGAATTGAAGTTCCGGAGAGAATGTAG
- a CDS encoding DoxX family protein — MDLPWHLYLMAFLYIAAGINHFRSPKLYLKIIPPYFSNPKLLNILSGAAEIILGFLLTLPFLSHFAAWGIIALLLAVFPANLFMYQNKKAGFGLPKWILLLRLPLQLLLILWAYQYT, encoded by the coding sequence ATGGATTTACCCTGGCATTTGTATTTAATGGCTTTTCTTTATATTGCTGCGGGGATTAATCATTTCAGATCTCCGAAGCTGTATCTAAAAATCATTCCTCCTTATTTTTCTAATCCCAAATTATTAAATATTTTAAGTGGAGCTGCCGAAATAATTTTAGGTTTTCTCCTTACGCTTCCATTTTTGAGTCACTTTGCTGCATGGGGGATTATAGCGTTGCTTCTTGCTGTGTTTCCTGCTAATCTTTTTATGTATCAAAACAAAAAAGCAGGTTTTGGTTTGCCAAAATGGATCTTATTGTTACGCTTGCCATTACAGCTTTTGTTGATTTTATGGGCTTATCAATATACTTAA
- a CDS encoding copper homeostasis protein CutC, whose translation MKKNQLEIACFNYESALIAQDNGADRIELCENMKLGGTTPNYVLTIRVREKLSIKMHVIIRPRGGDFFYADEEIAEMKQDIKQFKKLGVDGFVFGILNTDCTINKKKNLELVNLARPLPCTFHRAFDVVKNVEQSLEDIIDCGFKTILTSGHEINVEEGIFNLEKIQKLAGDRIEIMPGGGLRSSNVKLLQDRLEPTFYHSSAITDDTETANPEEVKEIRNFL comes from the coding sequence ATGAAAAAAAATCAACTCGAAATAGCCTGCTTTAATTATGAATCAGCTTTGATTGCACAGGATAACGGTGCTGACCGAATCGAATTGTGCGAGAATATGAAGCTTGGAGGTACAACTCCAAATTATGTTTTAACGATCAGGGTGCGTGAAAAACTTTCCATAAAAATGCATGTGATCATAAGGCCCCGAGGTGGAGATTTTTTTTATGCAGATGAGGAAATTGCCGAAATGAAACAAGATATAAAACAGTTTAAAAAGCTAGGAGTTGATGGTTTTGTTTTTGGGATTTTAAATACAGATTGTACTATCAATAAAAAGAAAAATCTGGAACTAGTCAATTTGGCCAGACCGCTTCCGTGTACTTTTCATCGGGCTTTTGATGTTGTTAAAAATGTTGAGCAGTCTTTAGAAGATATTATAGATTGTGGTTTTAAAACGATTTTAACCTCCGGACACGAAATAAACGTTGAAGAGGGAATTTTTAATCTTGAAAAGATTCAAAAATTAGCCGGTGACAGGATTGAAATTATGCCTGGAGGCGGGTTACGATCTTCAAATGTTAAATTATTACAGGATAGATTAGAACCTACTTTTTATCATTCATCAGCTATTACTGATGATACAGAAACAGCAAATCCCGAAGAAGTAAAAGAAATCCGGAATTTTTTATAA
- a CDS encoding TonB-dependent receptor domain-containing protein, with the protein MKLKLLLFALLGVIATTHAQNTGTVSGKVIEKSNKAPISYATVSIKDNGKVVSGVNTDDNGDFTMKNLALKSYTIEIQYIGFRKYIGSVILSDNKKSAMVNVSLEEEATQLKGVNIVAERSTIEQKIDRKVINVGKDLTTAGASASDIMNNIPSVNVDQDGKLSLRGNDNVRVLIDGRPSNIDPAQLLKQIPSTSIKKIELITNPSAKYNPEGMSGIINIVLHKNANNGFNGSYSGGITFGETAKYNQSLDLNYKTGKVNFFGNGGTNFGTYFNDGFIKKTDKSTIQNLDISNKNDSYLYKIGMDYLIDDHNTLSFYSTQNKATGLGFVNTDIDYFNSPEEISNVYQKGRYEGPNKTGTYNLAYKHIFKKEGHTLDFEGNYSTTEETQNASFDTETIKTDNTSNRNVYNDFINDKRKLSTLNVDYINPLNEKTTLEAGAEARITKTENNYATENPFAEFPVSNYIYDTDIYSAYVTFGQKFKKFSYQLGARFESYNLKSNLNYGYKIFNDDYITLYPSAYLTYNLNEKNTFQLSYSRRVDRPSLEQTKPIREFSTPLVTSFGNQDLRPQFTNSVELNYTKTLEKGSFTTGVFYRSINDPISRTLRPDELNPNKQIMSFTNYDHNTSYGFEVSLNYKIIKWWDIQPSIDFSSINQQGVVFKYDETQTTKSTAEERTVTMAAFNARMNSNFKATKRLSFLLFGFYRGPVEDVQQKRKEMYKIDIGSRYTLLDNKMNISLRFNDVFNTMKYAFDTQYPYPQSGQFTWESQTVYLGLTYNFGGAKIKKLQRKQRDDNTSKDAGGMF; encoded by the coding sequence ATGAAATTAAAACTCTTATTGTTCGCATTACTGGGAGTAATTGCAACAACTCATGCCCAGAATACGGGAACGGTATCCGGGAAAGTTATTGAAAAATCGAATAAGGCTCCTATTTCTTATGCTACGGTTTCGATTAAAGACAACGGAAAAGTCGTTTCCGGAGTAAATACAGATGACAATGGGGATTTTACGATGAAAAACCTTGCCCTAAAAAGTTACACAATCGAAATTCAGTATATTGGTTTTAGAAAATATATAGGATCTGTAATTTTAAGTGACAACAAAAAATCAGCTATGGTTAATGTATCTCTTGAAGAAGAAGCAACGCAGCTAAAAGGAGTAAATATTGTTGCTGAACGTTCTACAATTGAGCAGAAAATCGACCGTAAAGTAATCAATGTTGGGAAAGATTTAACCACAGCAGGGGCTTCGGCATCTGACATCATGAATAATATTCCGTCTGTGAATGTAGATCAGGACGGAAAGCTTTCGCTTCGCGGAAATGACAATGTACGTGTATTAATTGACGGACGTCCTTCTAATATTGATCCAGCGCAATTATTAAAACAAATTCCATCGACTTCTATCAAAAAAATTGAGTTGATTACCAACCCAAGTGCGAAATATAACCCTGAGGGAATGTCGGGAATCATCAATATTGTTTTGCACAAAAATGCCAATAACGGTTTTAACGGAAGTTATAGCGGTGGAATAACCTTTGGGGAAACTGCGAAATACAATCAGTCATTAGATTTGAATTATAAAACCGGTAAAGTAAATTTCTTTGGAAACGGCGGAACTAACTTCGGTACTTATTTTAATGATGGCTTCATCAAAAAAACAGATAAAAGCACTATCCAAAACTTAGACATTTCTAATAAAAATGATTCATACTTATATAAAATCGGAATGGATTATTTAATTGATGATCATAATACATTATCTTTTTATAGTACACAAAATAAAGCAACAGGACTTGGATTTGTAAATACTGATATTGATTACTTTAATTCACCGGAAGAAATTAGTAATGTATATCAAAAAGGAAGATATGAAGGCCCGAACAAAACCGGAACTTATAATCTGGCTTATAAACACATCTTTAAAAAAGAAGGCCACACATTAGATTTTGAAGGAAATTATAGTACTACAGAGGAAACTCAGAATGCTTCTTTTGATACAGAAACCATAAAAACAGATAATACATCCAACAGAAATGTTTATAATGATTTCATAAATGACAAACGTAAATTAAGTACTTTGAATGTGGATTATATAAATCCTTTAAATGAAAAAACGACATTAGAGGCTGGAGCTGAAGCCAGAATAACGAAAACAGAGAATAATTATGCAACTGAAAATCCGTTTGCTGAATTCCCTGTATCTAATTATATCTATGATACTGATATTTATTCAGCTTATGTAACTTTTGGTCAGAAATTTAAAAAATTCAGTTATCAACTGGGGGCGCGTTTTGAAAGTTATAATCTTAAATCCAATTTAAACTACGGTTATAAAATATTTAATGATGATTATATTACTTTATATCCTTCTGCTTATTTAACGTATAATCTGAACGAAAAAAACACTTTTCAGTTGAGTTACAGCCGTCGTGTTGATCGCCCAAGTTTAGAACAGACAAAACCGATTCGTGAGTTTTCAACTCCATTGGTTACCTCATTTGGAAATCAGGACTTGAGACCACAGTTTACCAATTCTGTAGAATTAAATTATACCAAGACTTTAGAAAAAGGAAGCTTTACTACAGGTGTGTTTTACAGAAGTATTAACGATCCGATTAGCAGAACTTTAAGACCAGATGAATTAAATCCAAATAAACAAATTATGAGTTTTACTAATTATGATCATAATACTTCGTATGGATTTGAAGTTTCTTTAAATTACAAAATTATAAAATGGTGGGATATTCAGCCTTCTATCGACTTTTCAAGCATTAATCAGCAAGGAGTTGTGTTTAAATATGATGAAACACAAACCACAAAAAGCACTGCAGAGGAGAGAACAGTTACAATGGCAGCATTCAACGCCCGTATGAATTCTAACTTCAAGGCCACAAAACGTTTAAGCTTTTTATTATTCGGATTTTACAGAGGACCGGTTGAAGATGTACAGCAGAAAAGAAAAGAAATGTATAAAATTGATATTGGTTCACGTTATACATTATTAGACAACAAAATGAATATAAGCTTACGTTTTAATGACGTTTTCAACACTATGAAATATGCTTTTGATACCCAATATCCTTATCCTCAATCAGGACAGTTTACATGGGAAAGTCAAACGGTTTACCTGGGTTTAACTTACAACTTTGGTGGTGCAAAAATCAAAAAATTACAACGTAAACAAAGAGATGACAATACCAGTAAAGATGCTGGCGGAATGTTTTAA